The following DNA comes from Anaerostipes rhamnosivorans.
GCAGCGGTGAGGATCAAAACCCCGGTTATAATAATAAACAACATATGCTCTCACTTTCCTGGTATTTGAAAGCCCAATTTCCAATAAAGGCCATTCCCGCGCCTTTCTTTACGGTTCGGGTATACCTTTCCCTATTCTACTAAATATTCAGGAAAAAAACAAGGGGACGGATGCCCATCCGGGCTTCCGTCCTCCATTGTCCATTGTGATACCTTGTAAATATGAATCGTTCGATTACTCTGTGATGGAAATTGTGCTTCCGACCTTTAATGACGGTACATCTGCTTTTTCCACACAAATGCTTCCCGGAAGGCATTCTCCGCTTCCATTGAAAGAATATGTTACATGTCCCAGATTATTCAGATTTTCTCTGGCCACATCACCAACCATGGTGATCGTATATTCTTGTCCGTCAATCACAAGCTTGCTGCCAGGTTTGATGTCTCCCTGAACAGGATTTACATCCACTGTGTAGCAGAAATCTGTCAAAGTATCCGGAGCATTGTCTCCGAATGTTACGAAGATTCCTTCTCCCACGAATGCTTCTACCTGATCTCCCATTCCTTTGATTGTTGTCTGATAAATCATTTTCTTCTTCCTTTCCTGCTAAAGCTGAATTATTTGTATAATCCGATACTTGCGACGAATGCTACGAGCACACGCGGCACACCTATGATGAACCTTGAGTATAGCACAGATGGCACACCCACTTCAACTGTTTCCGGATCTGCTTCTGCCAGTCCTAAACCTACCGGGATAAAGTCACAGGCACACTGTGTATTGATGGCAAACAATGCTGGAAGCGCAAGTCCTGGTGCAATATTTCCTTTTCCAATCTCTACACCGATCAGAGTACCGATGATCTGAGCGATAACAGCTCCAGGTCCCAACAGACAGGACAGGAACGGAATAGAACAGATCAGTCCTAAGATCACGAGTCCAACGATATTTCCGCAGAGAGGTTTTAACATCTGCGCGAAGCAGTTACCGAATCCTGATCCCTGAATGATACCGATCAGCAGGGATACGAATCCCATGAATGGAAGGATCGTATGTAATACGGTATTTACAGATTCTTTTGCAGCTGCGTTAAAGGTCGCTACGACTTTACCTGCTCCCATACCGATCTTCTGGATAAAGCTGGACTTTCCGCCGCCGTTTCCACCCATCTGCTCAGAAACTTTCTTATCAGCACTGTATTTGAATTCTCTTTCTTCTGTCTTTGGAGCTTCCTCTCTGATCGGAGCTGCAGATCCGTCTGCTGCGCTGATCTGGTTCATGCCGACTCCTGAAACGTAGATGTCTTCTGTGATATATTTTGCCATCGGTCCTGATTTTCCAACCGGATTGACGTTGATAGTCGGAATTCTTTTCTGTGGGTAGATTCCGCAGCGAAGTGTTCCGCCGCAGTCAATGATCACAAGGAAAATTTCTTTTTCCGGTACGGTTGTCTTAAATCCATTTACTGCACGGCATCCAGTAAGGCTTACGATCTTCTCAACGATCTCAGGTTCTGCCCCTCCTCCGGTGATAAATAATAAAACATCTTTTCCTTCTTCTGGTTTTACTGTTAAAGGTCCGCCGAATCCGCCGCTTCCTTTTTCAATTGTAATTGCTCTGTAATCTGCCATGATGAATCCTCCTTTTCTCTCAATTAATCCTCTAATTTAATCTCGTTGCTCAATTCAATTCCCTGCTGTTTCATAACCATCTTTGTAGTAAAGTCTGTCACCCATCCTGCGAAGAAGTTCATGACAAGACCGACTAACAGATAGCGGAGAGCAAGATCTGTCTCATTTAAGCCGAGTTTCTGGATTCCAGCTGCAATTCCCATGTAAATGAAGATCTCACCTGGATTGATGTGAGGGAAAATACCGCTGTTTGTATGGCAGTGATAAGCTGCTGATGCATAGTAACTTGGTTTCTGGCGTTCCGGTAAGAATTTTCCCATGGAAAAAGCCATTGGGTTTCCTAACATAAAGGCTGCGATAAACGGCAGCACCCCGTAAGCCAAAATTACATTTTTAGAGCAAACTTTCGCAAATTTATTGATTCTTTCCTGTCCAACCAATGCGATGATTGTATTCATTAAAATAAGTAACAGTAATACCTTTGGTACAATTCCTGACACCCAGCCGATAAATGTTTCAGCACCAGTATCAAATAATCCCATAAATCCTGACGCAAATTTTACTATAACGTTCATATATATTTCTCCTTCCTATTTGCAGGCTTTTCTGGATTTGCCGAGAAGCATGTCTGCAATTCTTGTCAAAAGTCCCGGCGTCTCCACTACTTCGCCTCCGTCCATGATCGTGTTGTAGTTGGAGGCTGCATTGAGAACGGATCTCCTCAGAGAATATTCCATCCCTTTGCAATCTTCTTTTGTGATCAAACCAACGTTCTTTCCGTTGAAATCATTAAACTTTTTAAATCTTGCAAAGATCGTAAATCCCCGCATAAAGCATCCTTCTTTGATCATGCCACGCTTATCAATTGCAAACATTACCATGGCTCCGGCATGAAAACCGCCTTTGCTCTTTCCGATCGCCACTCTGCCGATCTTCCTCAGTCTGCCGTAATGGACATTAAAGGCCTTCATCTGAATCATTGAAAACAGAAACTGCAGTATAAATGCGGTGAGCAGCGCACCTGCAATCAATAAATAGTATGACATATGCATCCTCCTTAATCTTATTTAAAAATATTGTTTTCTTCCACAAAGTACAACAGTAATTCCCGGTAAGTCTTCATCTTCCTAAGCTTCTTCACCACGTCTGGTTCATGGGCAATGGCCAGCATGTTGTCGTAAAGCTGAATTAG
Coding sequences within:
- a CDS encoding transcriptional regulator GutM, with translation MSYYLLIAGALLTAFILQFLFSMIQMKAFNVHYGRLRKIGRVAIGKSKGGFHAGAMVMFAIDKRGMIKEGCFMRGFTIFARFKKFNDFNGKNVGLITKEDCKGMEYSLRRSVLNAASNYNTIMDGGEVVETPGLLTRIADMLLGKSRKACK
- the srlA gene encoding PTS glucitol/sorbitol transporter subunit IIC yields the protein MNVIVKFASGFMGLFDTGAETFIGWVSGIVPKVLLLLILMNTIIALVGQERINKFAKVCSKNVILAYGVLPFIAAFMLGNPMAFSMGKFLPERQKPSYYASAAYHCHTNSGIFPHINPGEIFIYMGIAAGIQKLGLNETDLALRYLLVGLVMNFFAGWVTDFTTKMVMKQQGIELSNEIKLED
- a CDS encoding PTS glucitol/sorbitol transporter subunit IIA, with product MIYQTTIKGMGDQVEAFVGEGIFVTFGDNAPDTLTDFCYTVDVNPVQGDIKPGSKLVIDGQEYTITMVGDVARENLNNLGHVTYSFNGSGECLPGSICVEKADVPSLKVGSTISITE
- the srlE gene encoding PTS glucitol/sorbitol transporter subunit IIB, whose product is MADYRAITIEKGSGGFGGPLTVKPEEGKDVLLFITGGGAEPEIVEKIVSLTGCRAVNGFKTTVPEKEIFLVIIDCGGTLRCGIYPQKRIPTINVNPVGKSGPMAKYITEDIYVSGVGMNQISAADGSAAPIREEAPKTEEREFKYSADKKVSEQMGGNGGGKSSFIQKIGMGAGKVVATFNAAAKESVNTVLHTILPFMGFVSLLIGIIQGSGFGNCFAQMLKPLCGNIVGLVILGLICSIPFLSCLLGPGAVIAQIIGTLIGVEIGKGNIAPGLALPALFAINTQCACDFIPVGLGLAEADPETVEVGVPSVLYSRFIIGVPRVLVAFVASIGLYK